The Anas acuta chromosome 2, bAnaAcu1.1, whole genome shotgun sequence genome contains a region encoding:
- the TRANK1 gene encoding TPR and ankyrin repeat-containing protein 1 isoform X4, with product MDAMQYAQFMKKAGNEDFKNGSYSLAIRKYDQALHMLIQIRQRILCSEDIAVLYCNKSTALYNLGKWREAMCSAFESLRWNPEYVKAYYRAGHSLIMLSNSFEAISMFHKGLILLNASVDQSQVADFIAGIFTSVNDERVFPPTFHPAYDYIFSVRFNALIWQAVMEKLAQKGKWRSFLLLLSKKKELPTNLRVNQLSLKNLLETFESYGCDGKMQDVAELVKWLISIGAKVETIGVYPLHAVIRLCIKARRNHIFRWLLTQKPDLRDTINQQDRDGCTLLHIVASSSEYSRKHSQTEDVLMLLSFGVDPTIPDARSRYVIDILKKNKNFNAVKAVRDHTEKHTSSSVELEEEDKSRAVVDSFLDALEQFVKFCSCENGIHNTNVLKKDEVQGFLKLLSSVKEIPKGAVCNISQACANSFIKQLLKKQMWHEVLLLLTGKASGEETLGGGLFKTCSLSDVDIGSVIQQCDGLDEQIYLIRCLIENGALPDGIGANSEIPLQICLEKNYFELVHLLLIKGADPKNISIAQGDTPLHAAVYIYFDKKDGIGLNILNYLLDLFASRPSDFPYLNPNIQDKNGDTVMHVIFQRGFLKQTKKIMDSLAKFDINFNIKNKLGRDVRHRIKKNDPLLLAWKTAVSEKKYRQNIAGQSVKTPKSAPVSDISQTKSSGHSSSGSLLKAPSGNTTHNDVKTSCSVKTKNDQFVKQEMEKIKNPLTLQESLVQEIRALIQQLKLGDTLRNNNSLLQKPFSAQTTMEEGKKESSQPCGNVINPEGKGDDWKKKMETQEFSMDLSNGEKEEPEEEEGDILDIEAHVQEFDNMTWEIECTPETLKTLSSKAVPPYLKTKTIMTIKHLGNGEWTKVLQKPLKHLKADIQLYEAKLGKGARMLWELAIDFSPRCSESAEKIMETEQTKGLPEKSGRVYTEIIRIWAIVLDHCKLKRVLDNICISYNRGLSCILRKKLKGINKGHQSYNKTVKKHVPRCYIEDLEAEKSKEHTFPEYFPPASAAEMEYNIMKFHSFSTNMAFNIINDVHFAVEYPFRVGELEHAVINLNPKPIEPIILIGRSGTGKTTCCLYRLWKKFYLYWERSTMANSPLLVRQTWQQKQCSEAEKVRLEKEEHGEKQDSDDSSEEQVSDVQGSEDEKVPVDTTGGETNLCDDHEDHVCSAETLNSLEHLHQIFVTKNPVLCQEVQKNFIELSKSSKITSHFRPLEPSVHRLQDIKDENFPLFVTSKQLLLLLDASMPDPFFPRNEDGSLKRTIVGWSPQEELVVPNWQDENEEGNAEVEHGDEEGAADAHSRESDPRTFVTYDVFANEIWPKMVKGKSLYNPALVWKEIKSFLKGSFEALNCTGGKLTEEGYKKLGLKRSPNFTEDRSEIYRLFDLYQQIRSQRSYFDEEDLLYNLSQRLSKLSELPWSIHEFYGDEIQDFTQAELVLLMKCINDPNAMFLTGDTAQSIMKGVAFRFSDLRSLFHYASKNSIDKKQRVRKPKRIYQLYQNYRSHSGILRLASGVVDLLQCYFPESFDRLPKDCGLFDGPKPTVLESCSFSDLAILLRGNKRKTQPIEFGAHQVILVANETAKEKIPKELSLALVLTVYEAKGLEFDDVLLYNFFTDSEAGKEWKIISSYVPDSDMQVGSKLLIEVPLEDATDLQKRPSPFNVKMYKMLNGELKQLYTAITRARVNLWIFDENSEKRAPAFKYFIKRGLVQVVKTDENKDLDDSMFAKTSSPEEWIAQGDYYAKHQFWEVAAKCYQKGGASEKSKLALAHDAVLKVHLKKSSPREKQMEYMTLAKTYLECGEPKLSLKCLLQSKEFRLCAELCKKLGKMKEAAVYYQKIQCYKEASECYEQIEEFGLAIKMYCQEELYEEAAKAVERYEEILNTRGQMVSNLPCTASQLYLEAAAKYLSMNKTEEMMRVLSKLDIEDQLEFLKSRGCLRQTADLLKREGRQEEAAKLMKQHGFAREAANLTTIKEFRASCLLAAARADMTHCSELDMADREGMLREALELCEETKQKSGVAEAVFLQGALKGDFAKLSRAYCQFLSLNHSAGAVEVLFVLSRCNAQSQNILFKATHGLIALLGLVKSLKKAATNAEKDMVKSCFAYFGIVPTGDSCCQVSQNEGEPILKFLSDKLSLKERKTKGNFSVSTEDVKSALKQHLLSRLCSIIRELRKKHYPGICSKFIVGLNCEDETCKDLHKPLLRREARTVFQCKMHLAAINGLLLEATRTFPEELLSQCKSFDFLTPDKYASCKALLEMFFPNHFHLRILSENPNACKEIMVFSNIVSKPCRAVLNEYITFKFQNEDARARRESSDLWLSAMKVFLLSSGYPEEFEKLLFEEEDYYNRELNLALSKAKDSPKCKHHRGEIKGIDGRHGMLLPDKYTENTGTHLCFIRLLENSFEQFYVHKNPENCKRLFFRFMNVLVKKCTRFLIPSIGNTVMMLEFQYILCCAVLMRLNKNITLCFPKSYIALIHYWDFLFRSKDYNKEFTETFSIIQEYRPKDIYTAEQDFKFHLCYLAKILCGVHGRFRVVLDAFEDPECITSGEAERTIVLCLVMILNADQVQNSTCKYLLYQHFPEIKKMLESMRKDFPSKVPKRLLKVVEQVAGAKHVREIAEGLKELLTERDEEYLVDCRWKWDSVYAQGRPPTRGILYETVNLDRFITSLDKTEYADEIEKELESNQCLDDQKDPLEVIALRKQQKQEQKASAQRQLHRVFHFVSMYMKWKRKACSKAEPVAMGRENFLSAVFRKADIDQTQCDLCGVRFIQSAENYFSQTENMEADAPGSVTPTDISGEEKLQVERNAVIVASEAYIEHRNTDEHKNNNTAYRNYADFFRREIDPKIQDGLEIVEAITEKACTQEHLAYKEGPKLHQRKIKENIKMISDAVEEIYERKAWAEAEEIITKRANKLFAVIDEAHKWLKKMDLHRIKEDFVHDRDFEDEVEDERMAFEELAWKKISRKKGRYGKL from the exons ATGGATGCCATGCAATATGCACAGTTTATGAAAAAAGCTGGGAACgaggattttaaaaatggaagttaCTCTTTGGCCATCAGAAAGTATGATCAAGCTCTGCATATGCTTATTCAGATAAGGCAACGGATCCT GTGTTCTGAGGACATAGCTGTGTTATACTGCAACAAATCAACTGCCTTGTACAATCTCGGTAAATGGAGAGAAGCAATGTGTTCAGCTTTTGAGAGCTTACGCTGGAATCCAGAGTATGTTAAG gcTTATTACAGAGCTGGCCACTCATTGATCATGTTGTCAAACTCTTTTGAGGCAATTTCTATGTTTCATAAGGGTTTGATACTTCTGAATGCTTCTGTAGATCAATCTCAGGTTGCTGATTTTATAGCAGGAATATTCACAAGTGTCAACG ATGAACGAGTCTTTCCACCAACTTTTCACCCTGCATATGATTATATTTTCAGTGTAAGGTTTAATGCACTGATTTGGCAAGCAGTGATGGAAAAGTTGGCCCAGAAAGGAAAGTGGCGG tcttttttattattgttgtccAAGAAGAAAGAATTACCCACCAATCTCAGAGTCAACCAGTTATCACTGAAAAATCTCTTAGAG ACTTTTGAGTCATATGGATGTGATGGGAAGATGCAAGACGTAGCAGAATTAGTCAAATGGCTAATTTCCATTGGGGCAAAAGTTGAAACCATTGGAGTTTATCCTCTTCATGCTGTTATCAGACTATGTATCAAAGCAA GAAGGAACCATATTTTTAGGTGGTTATTGACTCAGAAGCCAGACTTGAGGGATACAATAAACCAGCAAGACAGAGACGGATGCACCCTCCTGCATATTGTGGCATCTTCCAGTGAATACTCCCGGAAACACA gtCAAACAGAAGATGTGCTCATGCTCCTGAGCTTTGGGGTTGATCCTACCATTCCAGATGCACGGTCAAGATACGTCATAGATAtcttgaaaaagaataaaaactttaATGCTGTCAAAGCAGTCAGAGATCACACTGAGAAACACACTTCTTCCTCTGTGGAATTGGAAG AAGAAGATAAAAGCAGAGCTGTAGTTGACTCGTTCCTGGATGCTCTTGAACAGTTTGTCAAGTTCTGCAGTTGTGAAAATGGGATACATAACACAAATGTATTGAAGAAAGATGAGGTTCAGGGATTTCTAAAActgctttcttctgtgaaaG AAATCCCTAAAGGAGCGGTTTGCAACATCTCCCAAGCCTGTGCTAACAGCTTTATAAAACAGTTGTTGAAGAAGCAAATGTGGCATGAAGTTTTGCTGTTGCTAACAGGGAAAGCCAGTGGGGAAGAGACCTTAGGTGGAGGACTCTTCAAAACCTGCAGTCTTTCAGACGTTGACATTGGCAGCGTTATCCAGCAGTGTGATGGATTGGATGAGCAAATATACCTCATAAGATGCTTGATCGAAAATGGAG CTCTGCCAGATGGGATTGGAGCCAACTCTGAAATACCATTGCAAATATGCCtggaaaagaattattttgaacTGGTGCATTTGCTGTTGATTAAGGGTGCAGATCCTAAGAATATCTCCATTGCACAAGGAGATACTCCCTTGCATGCTGcagtttacatttattttgataaaaaag ATGGCATTGGTTTAAACATTCTGAACTATCTGCTTGATCTCTTTGCTTCAAGACCTTCTGACTTTCCATATCTTAATCCAAACATACAAGATAAGAATGGGGATACAGTGATGcatgttatttttcagagaggatttttaaagcaaacaaagaaaataatggatTCATTGGCAAAATTTGATATTAACttcaatataaaaaacaaactaggAAGAGATGTGAGgcacagaattaaaaagaatGACCCACTGCTACTTGCTTGGAAAACTGCTGTGTCAGAGAAGAAGTACCGGCAGAATATAGCAGGACAGTCAGTTAAAACACCTAAGTCTGCTCCTGTCTCTGACATATCACAGACGAAGAGCTCAGGACATTCTTCATCTGGGTCATTATTAAAAGCACCATCTGGAAACACAACACATAACGATGTGAAAACCTCATGTTCtgtaaagacaaaaaatgaTCAGTTTGTGAagcaggaaatggaaaaaataaagaacccCTTAACTCTGCAGGAAAGTCTAGTGCAGGAAATCAGAGCTTTAATTCAGCAATTAAAATTAGGTGACACATTGAGAAACAATAATTCTCTGTTACAAAAGCCATTTTCAGCCCAGACTACtatggaagagggaaaaaaggaatcATCACAACCTTGTGGAAATGTGATTAATCCTGAAGGAAAAGGGGAtgactggaagaaaaagatggaaacacAAGAATTTAGTATGGACCTCTCTaatggagagaaggaagaaccagaggaagaggaaggagataTTCTGGATATAGAGGCACATGTGCAGGAGTTTGATAACATGACCTGGGAAATAGAGTGCACTCCTGAAACGTTGAAGACGTTGAGCAGCAAAGCTGTACCTCCTTATCTGAAAACTAAAACTATAATGACGATTAAGCATCTTGGCAATGGGGAATGGACTAAGGTTCTTCAGAAGCCACTGAAACATTTGAAAGCTGATATCCAGCTCTATGAAGCCAAATTGGGCAAAGGTGCAAGAATGCTATGGGAACTTGCGATTGACTTTTCTCCTCGTTGCAGTGAGAGTGCAGAAAAGATTATGGAGACAGAACAGACAAAAGGTCTTCCAGAAAAATCAGGAAGAGTTTACACAGAAATTATCAGAATTTGGGCCATTGTTCTTGACCACTGCAAGCTGAAACGTGTCTTAGATAACATATGTATATCCTACAATCGGGGTTTATCCTGCATCTTAAGGAAGAAGCTCAAGGGCATCAATAAAGGACATCAGAGCTACAACAAGACAGTAAAAAAGCATGTTCCGCGTTGTTACATTGAAGATctggaagcagaaaaatcaaaagaacaTACTTTCCCTGAATATTTCCCTCCAGCCAGTGCTGCAGAAATGGAATACAATATAATGAAATTCCACAGCTTCAGTACTAACATGGCATTTAACATTATAAATGATGTACATTTTGCTGTTGAATACCCATTCCGAGTGGGGGAATTGGAGCATGCAGTGATTAACCTCAATCCAAAGCCCATAGAACCAATCATTTTAATTGGGCGAAGTGGGACAGGGAAGACAACTTGCTGCTTGTATAGGCTTTGGAAGAAATTCTATTTGTACTGGGAAAGATCCACCATGGCAAATAGTCCTCTGCTGGTAAGGCAAACTtggcagcagaagcagtgcaGTGAAGCTGAAAAAGTGAGGTTAGAGAAGGAAGAGcatggagaaaaacaagacaGTGATGATTCCAGTGAGGAGCAGGTGAGTGATGTGCAAGGCAGTGAGGATGAAAAGGTTCCTGTGGACACAACTGGTGGAGAAACAAATCTATGTGATGACCATGAAGACCATGTGTGTAGTGCAGAAACACTGAACAGCCTGGAGCACCTGCACCAGATCTTTGTGACAAAAAATCCTGTCTTGTGCCAGGAAGTTCAGAAGAATTTCATTGAACTTAGCAAATCATCTAAGATAACCAGTCATTTCAGGCCTCTGGAACCAAGTGTTCATAGGCTACAAGAtattaaagatgaaaatttcCCACTGTTTGTCACCTCCAAGCAGTTGTTGCTGTTACTGGATGCATCCATGCCTGACCCATTTTTTCCAAGGAATGAAGATGGAAGCCTTAAAAGAACCATTGTTGGTTGGAGTCCCCAGGAAGAGTTGGTGGTGCCAAATTGGCAAGATGAGAATGAAGAAGGTAATGCTGAAGTGGAACATGGTGATGAGGAAGGAGCTGCAGATGCACACTCTAGGGAAAGTGACCCTCGTACTTTTGTGACTTATGATGTATTTGCAAATGAAATATGGCCAAAAATGGTGAAAGGTAAAAGCTTGTACAATCCTGCACTggtttggaaagaaataaaatcatttctgaaaGGCTCTTTTGAGGCGCTGAATTGTACTGGGGGTAAGCTCACTGAGGAGGGGTACAAAAAGCTAGGTCTGAAGAGGTCACCAAACTTCACAGAAGACAGGAGTGAAATCTATCGCCTCTTCGATCTTTATCAGCAAATAAGGTCTCAGAGAAGCTACTTTGATGAAGAAGACTTGCTATATAATTTATCTCAAAGACTGTCAAAGCTCAGTGAGCTGCCATGGTCCATCCATGAGTTTTATGGTGATGAGATTCAGGATTTCACCCAAGCTGAGCTAGTGCTGTTAATGAAATGCATCAATGATCCTAATGCCATGTTTCTAACTGGTGACACTGCCCAGAGCATAATGAAAGGAGTTGCTTTTCGTTTTAGTGATCTGAGGTCACTGTTCCATTATGCAAGCAAGAACTCCATAGACAAGAAGCAGCGTGTTAGAAAACCAAAAAGGATATATCAATTGTACCAGAACTACAGGTCCCATTCAG GTATTCTCCGTCTAGCATCTGGAGTGGTTGATTTGCTTCAGTGCTATTTCCCAGAATCTTTTGATCGGCTTCCAAAGGACTGTGGTCTCTTTGATGGACCCAAACCTACAGTGTTGGAGTCCTGCAGTTTTAGTGACCTAGCAATTCTGCTGAGGggcaataaaaggaaaacacaacctATTGAATTTGGAGCACATCAG GTAATATTAGTTGCAAACGaaacagcaaaggagaaaataccGAAGGAACTCAGTTTAGCACTTGTACTGACAGTTTATGAAGCCAAGGGCTTGGAATTTGATGATGTACTCCTTTACAACTTTTTCACAGACTCAGAG GCTGGCAAAGAATGGAAGATCATTTCTTCTTATGTTCCGGATTCAGATATGCAAGTAGGAAGCAAATTGCTAATTGAAGTACCTTTAGAGGATGCTACTGATTTGCAAAAGAGACCTTCtccttttaatgtaaaaatgtacaAG ATGCTGAATGGAGAACTGAAGCAATTGTATACTGCCATTACAAGAGCCAGGGTCAATCTTTGGATATTTGACGAAAATAGTGAAAAACGGGCTCCAGCTTTTAAGTACTTCATCAAAAGGGGACTTGTTCAGGTTgtcaaaacagatgaaaataaag ACTTAGATGACAGCATGTTTGCTAAAACTTCATCCCCAGAAGAATGGATTGCACAGGGAGACTACTATGCTAAACATCAGTTCTGGGAG GTGGCAGCCAAATGTTACCAAAAGGGAGGAGCATCGGAGAAATCAAAGCTGGCCCTGGCACATGATGCTGTTCTCAAAGTGCATTTGAAGAAAAGCAGCCCCAG GGAAAAGCAGATGGAATATATGACATTGGCAAAAACTTATTTGGAGTGTGGAGAACCAAAGCTATCACTAAAATGCCTGCTTCAGTCGAAGGAGTTCCGACTTTGTGCAGAACTGTGTAAAAAGTTAGGAAAG ATGAAAGAAGCTGCAGTATACTATCAGAAAATCCAGTGCTACAAAGAAGCATCTGAATGTTATGAACAAATTGAGGAGTTTGGTCTGGCAATTAAGATGTATTGTCAGGAGGAGCTCTATGAAGAAGCAGCAAAGGCAGTTGAAAG atatgAAGAGATCTTAAATACAAGAGGACAAATGGTTTCCAATCTTCCATGTACAGCAAGCCAGCTGTATTTGGAAGCAGCTGCAAAGTACCTAAGTATGAACAAAACTGAGGAAATGATGCGGGTCCTCTCAAAACTTGATATAGAGGATCAGCTTGAGTTTCTGAAATCTCGTGGATGCTTGCGCCAAACAGCAGACTTACTGAAAAGAGAAGGGCGGCAGGAAGAAGCTGCAAAGCTAATGAAACAACACGGGTTTGCTCGGGAAGCAGCCAACCTCACAACTATAAAAGAGTTCCGTGCATCTTGCTTGCTTGCTGCAGCCCGTGCTGATATGACTCACTGTTCGGAATTGGACATGGCAGACAGAGAGGGCATGCTAAGAGAAGCCCTTGAGCTTTGTGAAGAAACTAAGCAGAAGTCTGGCGTTGCTGAAGCTGTGTTTTTGCAGGGAGCTCTGAAGGGAGACTTTGCAAAGCTGAGCCGCGCATACTGTCAGTTTCTATCTCTGAATCATTCTGCTGGTGCAGTTGAAGTTCTCTTTGTGTTATCTCGCTGCAATGCTCAAAGCCAGAACATCCTCTTTAAGGCAACACATGGCTTAATAGCTCTTCTAGGTCTGGTTAAAAGTTTGAAGAAAGCAGCCACCAATGCAGAGAAAGATATGGTGAAATCATGCTTCGCCTATTTTGGGATTGTTCCAACAGGTGACAGTTGTTGCCAGGTGTCTCAAAATGAAGGTGAGCCCATCCTAAAGTTTTTGTCAGACAAGTTAAGTCTAAAAGAGAGGAAGACAAAAGGTAATTTCTCAGTAAGCACAGAGGATGTAAAATCAGCTTTGAAGCAGCACTTGCTAAGCAGGTTGTGTTCTATCATCCGTGAGTTACGGAAGAAGCATTACCCTGGTATTTGTAGCAAGTTCATTGTTGGCTTGAACTGTGAAGATGAAACCTGTAAGGATTTACATAAGCCCTTGTTGCGCCGTGAAGCAAGGACAGTATTTCAATGTAAAATGCATCTGGCAGCAATAAATGGACTGCTCTTGGAAGCCACACGCACTTTCCCTGAAGAGCTACTGAGTCAGTGCAAAAGCTTTGACTTTTTGACTCCTGACAAATATGCATCATGTAAAGCCCTcctagaaatgttttttcctaatcattttcatttgagaATACTGTCAGAAAACCCAAACGCATGCAAAGAAATAATGGTGTTCAGTAACATTGTTTCCAAACCCTGTAGAGCAGTGTTGAATGAGTATATTACATTTAAGTTTCAAAATGAAGATGCAAGGGCAAGAAGAGAGTCAAGTGACTTGTGGTTAAGTGCCATGAAGGTTTTTCTCTTATCTTCAGGATATCCTGAAGAATTTGAGAAACTTCTTTTTGAGGAAGAGGATTATTATAACAGAGAGCTAAACCTTGCTTTGTCAAAGGCAAAAGACTCCCCAAAGTGCAAACATCACAGAGGAGAGATCAAAGGAATAGATGGCAGACATGGAATGTTGCTACCTGacaaatatacagaaaatacaggaaCACACTTGTGCTTCATTAGACTTCTTGAAAATTCATTTGAGCAATTTTATGTTCATAAGAACCCAGAAAACTGTAAAAGACTGTTTTTCCGTTTTATGAATGTCCTGGTCAAGAAATGCACAAGATTCCTGATTCCAAGCATAGGAAATACGGTGATGATGTTGGAGTTCCAGTACATTCTCTGTTGTGCTGTCCTGATGCGTCTCAACAAGAACATTACTCTGTGCTTTCCAAAGAGTTACATTGCTCTTATTCATTACTGGGATTTTTTGTTCAGAAGCAAGGACTATAACAAAGAATTTACAGAGACATTTTCCATTATACAAGAGTATAGACCAAAGGACATATATACAGCTGAACAGGATTTCAAATTTCATCTCTGTTATCTAGCAAAAATTTTATGTGGAGTTCATGGGAGGTTCCGTGTCGTTCTGGATGCTTTTGAGGATCCTGAGTGCATAACTTCAGGGGAAGCTGAGCGAACTATAGTGCTGTGCTTAGTGATGATACTGAATGCTGACCAGGTGCAGAATTCTACATGTAAATATCTCTTATACCAACACTTCCCTGAAATAAAGAAGATGCTGGAATCAATGAGAAAAGACTTTCCCTCTAAAGTGCCTAAAAGATTGCTAAAAGTAGTGGAACAAGTGGCTGGTGCTAAACATGTAAGAGAAATTGCTGAAGGCCTGAAAGAGCTTCTGACAGAGCGAGATGAAGAGTACTTAGTTGACTGCCGATGGAAGTGGGACTCTGTGTACGCTCAGGGGCGTCCACCCACACGGGGTATTCTGTATGAAACTGTAAACCTTGACAGGTTTATAACCTCTTTGGATAAGACAGAATATGCTGATGAGATAGAAAAGGAACTTGAAAGCAATCAGTGCTTAGATGACCAAAAGGATCCCCTGGAAGTGATTGCACTCAGAAAGCAACAGAAGCAAGAGCAGAAAGCATCTGCTCAGCGCCAGCTGCACCgtgttttccattttgtgtCTATGTACATGAAGTGGAAAAGGAAGGCCTGCTCCAAAGCTGAGCCTGTTGCCATGGGAAGAGAGAATTTTCTATCAGCAgtcttcagaaaagcagatatTGACCAAACCCAGTGTGACCTCTGTGGAGTCAGATTTATCCAGAGCGCTGAGAACTACTTCagccaaacagaaaacatggaaGCAGATGCTCCTGGAAGCGTGACACCAACAGACATCAGTGGGGAAGAAAAGTTGCAGGTGGAGAGAAATGCAGTTATCGTGGCCAGTGAAGCTTATATAGAGCATAGAAACACGGatgaacacaaaaataataacactgCCTACAGAAACTATGCTGactttttcagaagagaaatagaTCCAAAAATACAAGATGGACTGGAAATAGTAGAGGCCATTACAGAAAAGGCTTGTACCCAAGAACATCTAGCATATAAAGAAGGCCCCAAATTAcaccagagaaaaataaaagagaatattAAGATGATTTCAGATGCGGTAGAGGAAATCTATGAGAGAAAAGCCTGGGCTGAAG ctgaagaaataaTAACCAAACGTGCCAACAAATTGTTTGCTGTAATTGATGAGGCTCATAAATGGCTGAAGAAAATGGATTTGCATAGGATTAAGGAAG